GACCGGTTCTGGAACAAGGCATCCAGGGCATATCCCGACGGGTCCCCCGGGAGTCGGGAGCGCAGTTCGCGGGCCACATCACGGCCCAGCGTCGCATCATCCTTCAGAAGGGCCAATTCCGCCAGGTGGCGCGCTGCGAGCACATGGATGGGGCTTTCCAAAACCCGGAATGCGGTCCGCAGGTGCCGTTCGGCGTTCACGGAATAGGTGGTTTCCAACTCGGCATCGCGGACGATTCCCAGGTCACGTCCGTCCTCGCGCCTTGGATCGAGGTATCCGATGACCAGGTCCATGACATTATCGTCTGCATACCGAACCGGAATGGAAACGCGATCTTTCTGATTCCGGTACAGGTCCAGTTGGATGGCTCCCAAGAGCAGGTGGGCAACGGCATTGGTCGAATCTTCGGCCAGCAACCGCAGACCCGCACGGCGGTGACGCTCCTGGCGCAGCGCAGGGAGGAACGACCGGCCGTGGGCATACCGCAGCCAGAGGTCCAGGGCGCGGGCCCGGCCGTAATCCGGATCCTGTTCCAGGGCACGTTCCAACAGTCGGGCAGCGCTGTCCGGCTGCGGTGGCCGCCCGACGAGGTAGGCTTCCGCTTCTGTGAGAAAGCGGTCGATGTTTGACGTGGACTGTGCAGACGCAAGCGGTGAAAGCAGGGTCAACAGCAAAAGGGTCACGTAAACACGCATGCCGTTCACTCCGAGGCTTTTCCCGTCAACCGCTCCAGACGTCGCTTCGTATCCCGTTCGGCAATGTCGTGACGCTTGTCGTACAACTTCTTGCCCTTTGCCAGGCCGATTTCAACCTTCGCCTTACCGTCCTTGAAGTACATGGACAACGGGATGATGGTATATCCTTTCTGCTGGGCCGCCTTGGCAAATCGTTCAATCTCACGTCGGTGCAGCAACAATTTCCGCGGTCGAAGCGGTTCGTGGTTCTGGATGTTGCCGTGGTCATACGGTGCAATGTGACACTGCATGAGATACATCTCACCGTGCTCCACGACGCAGAACCCATCCACCAGATTCGCCTTGCCGTTGCGAAGCGACTTCACCTCGGTACCACGCAACACGAGTCCCGCCTCCACCGATTCCTCGATGTGGTACTCATGGCGCGCCTTCCGATTGGTGGTGATGGTCTTCATTCGTTGTCGGTCAGGCTGGCGAAGGCTACGGGGTCAATGGTTTCCTTCAATTCGTAGAAATACATGTATTCCCCCAATTCGGTCAGGCTGGCAATGGCCAGATCATCCATACGCAGGCGCAACTCATTCAGTTCGAATTGCTGCATGGCCTCTGTTCCTCCGGCGGCCAGGACACGTGTTCGCCGGTTCTCGTCCAGTTCAACCAAGACATCCCTTACGAGTTGGATATGGGCATCTTCAACCTCACCCTTCCGCATGACGAAAGCGGCCCAGACCATGGGATAATTGGCCAGTTCATACCACTCCTGCCCCAAGTCCAATTCGACCCTCTTGCTCGGCCCCGCGCCGACATCCAGGGATCCCGAGTCGGATTCGGAGGTGGAGGAGAAAGGAGAAGTTCGCGAAGCGTCTGCGGGAGACGCCAACAGATCAAAGGCGCCACCCTCACCCCATTCATCGGTCTCCAACGGTGGCGTCACCTTCGCGATCATTCCGTAGTGCTCCTTCAGAACGATCCGGGCGACGAGTCCCGCGAGTGCACCATCGGGCTGGCAACGGATGTGTAGTTCAGGTACCGGGGACGCCTCAGCATCCGGTAGGCCGTTTTCCAGTACCAGGCGCGCAAACGGGTTGGACCATGTGGAAATCCCGACGGCTGGCAGCACGTCAAAGTCATCTCCGGCCATGAGGATCCGGTCCGTGGGCAACAAGGCCACATCCACTCTACCGGCACGCAACAACACTTCGGCCTCGACCGACGTACCCAGTTGAAGGTCCACACCTGGTGAATCCCGGAGTGCCGAGGCAGCAAGCATCGTGAACGGTGCGTTCCAGACCGCGATTTTTGTGGGTGTCGGGACCATGGCTGGTTCTACTGGAAGGCTGGAGTTGGAGAATGGGCCGGGTCGGAGATGACCGTATGGTACGGCAGGGCCGGGGGCGAACGTGTTCGCCCCCGGCCCATTACTGGCGCGCGTTCATCCTGGTCGGGTGTATGACGAACACACCCTGGATTTCACACCCGCGTATTCCAGACCGGCAGGACCAGGCCCTAGCGGCGGCGCTCCTTGATGCGGGCTGCCTTGCCGCGACGGTCACGGAGATAGTACAGCTTGGCGCGTCGGACGCTGCCTTCGCGGACCACTTCGATCTTGGCAATCTTCGGAGAGTACAACGGGAAAATCCGTTCCACGCCCACACTGTTCGAGACCTTGCGAACCATGAAGGTACGACGGGCACCGGAGCCCTTGAACGCAATTACGACGCCCTGGTACTGCTGGATACGTTCTTTCTCGCCCTCAATGACCCGCACGTGCACGTTGACCGTGTCGCCTGTCGAGAAATCAGGGATGTCGTCGCGCTTCTGCGACTCTTCTATCAAGTTCATTACATCGGTAGCCATGGCGTACCTCTTGGATCGGCTGGATGGTGAATCACTATGTATGTCATGTCTGCCTTGCACGTCAACGATCGTCCCTATCCAGTAAATCGGGGCGTCGTTCCCGTGTCTTTTTCAGCCGTTCTCCGTCCCTCCACGCTGCAATCCGTTCGTGGTCACCACTCAGCAGCACATCCGGAACCCTGAGGCCCCGGTATTCCGCCGGTCGCGTCCATGTGGGCGCATCGAGGAGTCCATCCTGGAATGAGTCGGAGAGCGCCGATTCGGCATCCCCCAACACCCCAGGCAACAGACGGGCCACCGCGTCAACAAGCACCAATGCGGGTAGTTCCCCCCCACTCAGGACGTAGTCTCCAATGGACACCTCCATTGTGATCCGGGAATCCCGGACCCGTTGATCGAGTCCTTTGTAGTGCCCGGCGAGCACGATCATCCTCCTGTTCAAGGAGAGACGATTGGCCATGGACTGCGTCAGGACGGGAGCGTCCGGAGTCATGAAAATGACTTCATCGGCAGGATGCACATCCGGTTCGGCGTCCAGGTCGTCGAGACACTGGAACACCGGCTCCGGTTTGAGCACCATGCCGGCACCCCCGCCAAAAGGATAGTCATCGACCTTCCGATGCTTGCCAACCGCCCAGTCCCGCAGGTCATGGATGCGGATATCAAGCATTCCCGATTCGCGTGCCCGTCCCACGATGCTGTGCTCCAACGGGGAGCGCAGCAAATCAGGAACGGCGGAAATCAGGTCGATCCGCATGACTACAGCAACCCGTCCAGCAGACGGATGACAACCGAGTGGTCGGTCACATCCCGCACGAACTCCGGTACCATGGGAACCATGAACCGGGATCCGTCCTCCCGCTGGACGACCAGCTTGTCCTGACCGGGCGCTTCCAGGATATCGGCGACACGCCCCAGCGGTTCACCCTCATCGGAAAGGACCGAATGCCCTATCACATCGCTGTAATAGAACTCGTCCTCCTCCAATGGGGGCAAGTCATCCTGGACGGCGAAGACCAACTGACCGTACAGCTTTTCAGCCTGGTCGCGGGAGTCTATGCCTTCCATTTTGAGCAGAACCGTGGCACCGAACTTGGATGGCTGAATTCTGGCAGACACAATGTCAAATAACAAAACGGAATCGGGACTCTTCCCGACATATACGCTCCGCAGGTCCGTGAACCGGTACGGATCGTCCGTGTCCGGTGCCACCTTGACGTCTCCGACCAGACCGTGCGGCTTCGCAATTCGGCCCATCTGGCGGAGAGTAATCATGGCGGTACCGGGAAAAAGGATCAGGCAGACTTCTCTTCGTCCGCTGCTGGCGCTTCTGCTTCTGCTTCTGCTTCTGCTTCGGCTGCGGCTTCGGCTTCTGCCACGGGGGCTTCTGCTTCTGCGTCGGCCTTCACTTCAACTTCCGGCTCGGCCGCCGCTTCAACTGAAGCTTCAGCAGGCTCGGCGGCGTCCGGGGCAGCCTCTGCAGCGGGAGCGTCAGCAGCGGGAGCATCGGCCGCAGGAGCTTCGGCAGCGGCAGTGGCCTTGTTGGCCTCCTCCTGCTCCTTGCGCGCCTCGGCGGCTGCCGCTTCGCGATCGGCCTCAGCCTTCT
The Rhodothermales bacterium genome window above contains:
- the smpB gene encoding SsrA-binding protein SmpB; the protein is MKTITTNRKARHEYHIEESVEAGLVLRGTEVKSLRNGKANLVDGFCVVEHGEMYLMQCHIAPYDHGNIQNHEPLRPRKLLLHRREIERFAKAAQQKGYTIIPLSMYFKDGKAKVEIGLAKGKKLYDKRHDIAERDTKRRLERLTGKASE
- a CDS encoding MqnA/MqnD/SBP family protein, encoding MVPTPTKIAVWNAPFTMLAASALRDSPGVDLQLGTSVEAEVLLRAGRVDVALLPTDRILMAGDDFDVLPAVGISTWSNPFARLVLENGLPDAEASPVPELHIRCQPDGALAGLVARIVLKEHYGMIAKVTPPLETDEWGEGGAFDLLASPADASRTSPFSSTSESDSGSLDVGAGPSKRVELDLGQEWYELANYPMVWAAFVMRKGEVEDAHIQLVRDVLVELDENRRTRVLAAGGTEAMQQFELNELRLRMDDLAIASLTELGEYMYFYELKETIDPVAFASLTDNE
- the rplS gene encoding 50S ribosomal protein L19; translated protein: MATDVMNLIEESQKRDDIPDFSTGDTVNVHVRVIEGEKERIQQYQGVVIAFKGSGARRTFMVRKVSNSVGVERIFPLYSPKIAKIEVVREGSVRRAKLYYLRDRRGKAARIKERRR
- the trmD gene encoding tRNA (guanosine(37)-N1)-methyltransferase TrmD, whose translation is MRIDLISAVPDLLRSPLEHSIVGRARESGMLDIRIHDLRDWAVGKHRKVDDYPFGGGAGMVLKPEPVFQCLDDLDAEPDVHPADEVIFMTPDAPVLTQSMANRLSLNRRMIVLAGHYKGLDQRVRDSRITMEVSIGDYVLSGGELPALVLVDAVARLLPGVLGDAESALSDSFQDGLLDAPTWTRPAEYRGLRVPDVLLSGDHERIAAWRDGERLKKTRERRPDLLDRDDR
- the rimM gene encoding ribosome maturation factor RimM (Essential for efficient processing of 16S rRNA): MITLRQMGRIAKPHGLVGDVKVAPDTDDPYRFTDLRSVYVGKSPDSVLLFDIVSARIQPSKFGATVLLKMEGIDSRDQAEKLYGQLVFAVQDDLPPLEEDEFYYSDVIGHSVLSDEGEPLGRVADILEAPGQDKLVVQREDGSRFMVPMVPEFVRDVTDHSVVIRLLDGLL